Within Homo sapiens chromosome 2, GRCh38.p14 Primary Assembly, the genomic segment TAGAGGCTTTCTTAAAACAGTATACTTTTAGTGTCCTGCAAATCAGAACCTGGTTTAAAATGATGCCTCTAGGTACTACATTAGCCTTAGCATCCAAAGAAAGAGCTATGCTGACTGCGCATTTCTTATTAAGGCAGGAAAGAGGCATAATGCATTGTAGATTTTTCTTAACAggattgaaattaaaaatgactttctGGTTAAAGTTATTAACTAGAATTAAATTAACCAAAACACTACTTGTGCATCCTAGATAATTAAGACTATGTTTTAAACAGGACTGTTTTCTTCATAATCTTACAGGCGTTAAATCCtaataactttcttctttttaaacttaTAAACATATTGATCTAAGCATGAGTAGAGTTAACCTTCATGAAATAATTTCCTCCAAAGAATGCATTTGTTTTGTAATGCTTTGTTTCTATTCCAACGTTCCTTGGTTATTCTGACTTGTTTGAGAGGAATGtacagatgatttttattttgccGCAGGGCTGTCAATGCTTTTGGTTCACTTAGATCAATGGCAAACTTGCTTAAGGGATAGGTGGAATTCAGCAGTTACTGAGGCATGAAACATTCACTGTCTCCCATCCTCCATCAGCTTGATCTTGCTAATTTCCCTTCATCCTGCTGTGCTGCTTCTGTGGCCCTTCCTGCCCTTGTGTAGGTGTTTGTTTCGTCCGTCTGATCTTGTGTCTGTGTTGTCCAGTTCTCCCTGCAGTTTCTTCCTGTGTGTCTGTTTGTAGATGAAGGGGCTGAGGATCAAGTGGGTCCTCTACACAGGTTCCCCAGCCATGAACCTGCCACCAGCGGGGAGAGGCGTGGACTCCTAGCCCCCTCCATCTCAGTGTCTGTGCCTGATGATGACCCTTACAATTCCGATGAGGAGTACTATGAGCATCCTTTGTTCAGCTCAGAACGGACCACCTCTAGTGTGCTCCCCAGTGTCACAGCGCAGAGTGCAGAGGCCCACTTAGGCCAGGAGAAAGGTGAACCAAGCATGGTCCCCTTTTGCTCCTCCGCCCCGGCCTACAGCTTTGACCACCTACATCATGTTAAGTGTGCCTTAATACagggtgggaggggcaggagcCTGTTTTCTCTGCATGAAAGTGAAGTTCCTATATAAGTTGAATCTATCCAAATGCCTTAACAATTTATATAAAAGAAGCCTTACTAGAGGCATGTGAGCACTTCCTTTTTCTGTATCATTGCttctgagaaggaagaaaaagagagagagaaagagagagagaagcaaaaaaatattccattaaagTATGGCTTCTTTCTGCTCCCTGCCAATAATCAGCTGGGGAAGAACATATTCTTTACCCAAACCAAAGAAGATGactctgaatataatttttttcctccttagacACATAATATTACTATTAAATAGCATCTTTAAATAGCATCTTTAAATAGCATTAGCTTTCTTTTTAGTGCTATATTAATATGATAGatctttaaaagagaaagaatgaagaatcTGTTTAGAGCAGAATAAATGTTATGGAAACAATTTATTTCCCCATATCATGTAATCATCTACAGAAACTACAGAGGCTTCCCCAGGTGACTAAATCTTGGCTCACATCAGTAGAGCTGGactaaaatgaaggaaatgattCAAAGCCTTTGTCATTCTAGCCTTATAAAGCTGGGAGACTCAAGTGTATAATTGGTTATCGTGAGGATAAAATAAGTAGGTGATGGGCTGCAATGTGTCTCATTCTAACTAGGTAGttttggtaaagaaaaaaaaggtacagctaaatatatttttgcttaggCGAAGAGTTTATTTCCAAAAGGGACAATATTTAATATGAAAGCAGATAGTTCTAAAGCAATAAGGAATAAGCTTACAGCTCACCAACTATGGTCATCATAATAAACGTCTTCAAGGACCCTTTTGAAAACAGAACACCAATAGCTCAGGTTCTCTGATAAAGAAATATAACCCCTATTAAGTGAAACTAAGTTCTTCTAaactaaatttctaaaatatgtgaGTTTTTAAATTAGGAACAATTGTAGtggaaataaatatgatttatactaaatgagaaaatgaaaagctaaaaAGCTACATGGATTTGAAAACATGTAAATTAACTTGATTAGACTTTATCCAAAAAGGTAACATTATAATGCAGttatattaaaattcttttaactgTAATCAAAATCTATggcattataaaaattttcttaaaataacaagttagaatttaaatttttaaaatgctacttaAAATGCCATAATTaaattacaaaactaaaaatgagTGCTAAATGTGAAGAGATTgataatgtagatttttttttctctctctgtttctctctgaggatattaatatttctaaaaaacaaaataaaagaaaattccttttctttttatctgtagTCTTTCCCTCAGGGCCGTTTAAACAATGCACAATTATTTCATAAGAATTTTGTAAGAATCTTCcatttacaaaactataaaacagctCATATATTTCTCTCTAATTCCTTAAGTGACCAAAtggaatttacttatttttactgACATTTCAAGTGTAAATGAGAAACAAATTAGTGCAATAACTCATGAACTTGAAAAGTTTATCTTTACAtcttaaatgttaacttttttatgTGATATACATGGTTTGGGGGGTGGTTATTTTGGCCGTTTGATTGCCACTCAATTATCTTTCCTTGGTGATTTTGTTTTGAATTACAGAAATAAGACTTTATTACTAAtgtgcatattttttctttagtgtcaAAGAGAATTATACATGAACTACATTACTGATATTTCAGGGAGTTTAACAATATGATAATAGTTGTGTCCCAGAGGTAGACTTTTGTAAACAGATTTAAATTTAACCTTGACCTTgtttttaacacattttattttacttactttttgaaaatgttcattttctccAACATCATACAATGCAATGAAGCTAACATAACTTGACTTAGGTAGTCCCTTACCTTGgaaatgctaaataaattatattttaagtaaatttggTGGACTTTGTGATAAAGCTGTTAAGGTAGTTGGTTGGATATTCTTTTGAAGCAAGGCTTTTTTTATTCCCAAAGATTTCTTTAGCAaaatttgcacattttaaataaagcagCCGGGAATTCTTATGTAGGGGCTTCCTGCATTGGCGAAAACAGCACATGTCTAACAAatttaaaggcttttttttttcagtacatCAGTACATCCATCTTTTCACAACCATCTGTTATCCGGCAGTACCATCTCTTATTTCCAGCAAGCTTTCCACATGCGTGCAACTTACTGCCGTTTCCAATAAGGGTAATCAATCAATACAACCCTTTCAGCtctcaaactttaaaataaattgcctTTTAATGAGACTTTAAAAGTCATCACTATTAGCAGATTATACATCATAGTTTTCCAACCAGTACCTAATGTATGTTGCATTAGAATATTAATTTGTTCATCCcaatggtaaaataaaaaaacagctgAGGTCTTCATGAGGTCATTCTAATGGAGCTGAAAGTGTTCCTTTAGCAATATTTCTGTCGTTTCATGTATTGTTCTGTGGTCATGATGTCAACATCTTTTTCATCCCTAAGAAGAAGAAACGCTAGAGAGTCGGATGGCTGAGGAAGAGAAACCTGCTGCTCTTCCTGAGAAAGAGTGTGGGGCTGCTAAGTCCTCAGACCAACCCAAGGGCCTCAGTAAGGGCCAAATGGAGTCTAGTGCGGAGGCCCAAATAGTTCCCGAAGAGAGTGCCCCAGCAGGGGCCCCACATGAGAAAAGTGTAAAAGAGGTCAAGGAGGTGTCTCCAGAAGTAAAAACCCCTTCCTCTGCTGGGGAAGGTGTGTCTTTCTCAGGATTTGCATGTGTTTTGTTGCAAATGATCTCTCCAGTGGCTTACCAACCTGATGCCTTTCCAACGCTATTTCGCTATTTCATCGCTGGGTCTTATGATAACAAGTCCACTGTTGTAGGCTTAATGTGCAGAGAGTGTGGCTTGCGCAAGTGCTGTGTGGCAGCTGGTTTTCCAGTGCTGCAGCTGATTCCTGGTTTTCCTTTGCCATGATACAATACGCTTTGCAGCCAGGCTGATGATGCTATGTgagcttctttttttattttatttttttacccgCCCCCCCTCATCTCAAATGTTTGCCAGTCACATTgctaatacatgtatatttttgtttttattttggggaCAGCAattcatatgcttttatttcaaatCGTACAGTTGGATTTTGGCACATAGAGGCTTAAATGGTGGAATCGTTTTTGTTTGCAACCGAAATGTGCTATATTTTTTATGCTTCAATGAATACTGGTTTGATTTTCTTGACCTCCTGCTGATGCTTCTCATATCATTTTCTCCCCATGGCAGCCAGCCCTTCTGATCATCCCCATATCTCTTGAGTTTTCATTCATCTAACCTTTATTAGAAGTtcatcaagtatttttttttctattgttacaACAGGACACATAAGTATATAAGGTAATGATGATCCATACACTTGCTCTTTTAGAGAtgattgaattttattatttttccccaaatcttTTCCAGATAACTACATTTAGCTCTAATGACCACAGTGAACTACTTTGACCTTAAAACACAAGTGGGACAATAAAGCCTTTTggattgttgaataaataaaagtaaaaatgtgttATCTAATTTCTGTGAAGCACCTCTAAAGCCAATACTGGCCAATGCTTCACCAGTTAGTCATGCTCCAAGGATTGAGGTCATGACCATGGGAATAAAGTTATTTCAATAGTTGACTCTTTTGAAAAGTTTGTTACTCACATGACTTCCCAGTATCAACAGTGTAATTCAGATTTTCTTATATCTACCGTACAGACTAAGTAATGATtaggaatttaaatttttaaatatgtaatagaAACTGGCTTGTAAATTCTTAAGTCATATCATATAAAATTGAtagcaaatatttacttatatttctgAAATTTATCCTCAGATGAATTCTAAAAATTTATGCCAGTAACCTGTGGATGCCTAAAGAATTGGCCCTGACATTTGTTAATCAAGTTAACTGCAACTATTAACATTATATCATTGTGCATTACTTGGCCCTCTGCCCATAGCCTaccaattcatttttaaatgataaaaccaATGAAAATGTTCAGTATAAATCAATTCTTTATCTATATTTAGTCCTTACTATATATTCTTTTGTACCCTAACATTAGCTGCTTACTCAATATTCATTAGCTTATAACTTTTATGTATAGAAGGCACATGAATTTGTTTCTTCTGTAATACACATCACATAATGTTTaggagagaccaaaaaaaaaaaaaacaaagaaaaaaagagaaaagaatatccAGAAATATACTGTTCTTACAATTCCTTTGCACATTAATTTACAACCAGAGTTCATTTTAGTAATAGTACACATATATCTCAGTCCTGACCTTTTCATATTGACTTTTACATGGGTAGCATGCTTGCATGttccataatttttgtttttattctaccATTCATTTAtcacttcaaaatataattttaagcttATTTCCTGAACGCACTTGcctattatttgtttaaaaatcaacCCGATTACTTCAGATTTACTTACAGCCTCGAAGATGGAGTTCCACGATCAACAGGAATTGACTCCCTCTACAGCTGAGCCTTCAGACCAGAAGGAAAAGGAGTCAGAGAAGCAAAGTAAGCCTGGTGAAGACCTTAAACATGCTGCCTTAGTTTCTCAGCCAGAGACAACTAAAACTTACCCTGATAAAAAGGACATGCAAGGCACGGAAGAAGAAAAAGCACCCCTAGCTTTGTTTGGGCACACTCTTGTTGCCAGCCTGGAAGACATGAAACAGAAGACAGAACCAAGCCTTGTAGTACCTGGCATTGACCTCCCTAAAGAGCCTCCAACTCCAAAAGAACAAAAGGACTGGTTCATCGAAATGCCAACGGAAGCAAAAAAGGATGAGTGGGGTTTAGTTGCCCCCATATCTCCTGGCCCTCTGACTCCCATGAGGGAAAAAGATGTATTTGATGATATCCCAAAATGGGAAGGGAAACAGTTTGATTCTCCCATGCCAAGTCCCTTTCAAGGGGGAAGCTTCACTCTTCCTTTAGATGTCATGAAGAATGAAATAGTTACAGAAACATCGCCCTTTGCCCCTGCCTTTTTACAGCCAGATGACAAAAAATCTCTGCAACAAACCAGTGGCCCAGCTACTGCCaaagatagttttaaaattgAAGAGCCCCATGAGGCTAAACCTGACAAAATGGCAGAAGCACCACCCTCAGAGGCAATGACCTTACCCAAAGATGCTCACATTCCAGTTGTAGAAGAACATGTTATGGGGAAAGttttagaggaagaaaaggaggccaTAAATCAAGAGACTGTGCAGCAAAGGGATACTTTCACCCCCAGTGGACAGGAACCTATACTTACTGAAAAGGAAACTGAGCTGAAGCTTGAAGAAAAAACCACCATTTCTGACAAAGAAGCTGTGCCAAAAGAGAGTAAACCCCCAAAACctgcagatgaagaaataggCATAATTCAGACCTCCACAGAGCACACTTTCTCAGAACAGAAAGACCAAGAGCCTACCACAGATATGTTGAAACAGGACTCGTTCCCTGTAAGTTTGGAGCAAGCAGTTACAGATTCAGCCATGACCTCTAAAACACTGGAGAAAGCCATGACCGAACCATCTGCATTAATTGAAAAGAGCTCAATTCAGGAACTTTTTGAAATGAGAGTTGATGACAAAGATAAGATTGAAGGAGTTGGAGCTGCAACATCAGCTGAGCTTGATATGCCATTTTATGAAGATAAATCAGGAATGTCCAAGTACTTTGAAACATCTGCCTTGAAAGAAGAAGCAACAAAAAGCATTGAGCCAGGCAGTGATTACTATGAACTGAGTGACACTAGAGAAAGTGTCCATGAGTCTATTGATACCATGTCTCCCATGCATAAAAATGGTGACAAGGAGTTTCAAACAGGAAAAGAATCCCAGCCCAGTCCTCCAGCACAAGAAGCAGGGTACAGCACTCTCGCACAGAGTTATCCATCAGATTTACCTGAAGAACCCAGTTCTCCTCAAGAAAGAATGTTCACTATTGATCCAAAAGTGTATGGAGAGAAAAGGGACCTCCACAGTAAGAATAAGGATGATTTGACCCTTAGCAGGAGTTTAGGACTTGGTGGTAGGTCTGCAATAGAACAAAGAAGCATGTCAATCAATTTGCCGATGTCTTGCCTAGATTCCATAGCCCTTGGATTTAACTTTGGTCGGGGACATGATCTTTCTCCTCTGGCTTCCGATATTCTAACCAACACTAGTGGAAGTATGGATGAAGGGGATGATTACCttccagccaccacacctgcacTGGAGAAAGCCCCTTGCTTCCCTGTAGAAAGCAAAGAGGAAGAACAGATAGAGAAAGTAAAAGCTACTGGAGAAGAAAGTACTCAAGCGGAGATATCATGTGAGTCTCCTTTCCTAGCCAAAGATTTTTACAAAAATGGTACTGTCATGGCACCTGACCTTCCTGAAATGCTAGATCTGGCAGGCACAAGGTCAAGATTGGCTTCTGTGAGTGCAGATGCTGAGGTTGCCAGGAGGAAATCAGTCCCATCAGAGACTGTGGTTGAGGATAGTCGTACTGGCTTGCCCCCGGTAACTGATGAAAACCATGTCATTGTAAAAACGGACAGTCAGCTCGAAGACCTGGGCTACTGTGTGTTCAATAAGTACACAGTCCCATTGCCATCACCTGTTCAAGACAGTGAGAATTTATCAGGGGAGAGTGGTACCTTTTACGAAGGCACTGATGATAAAGTTCGAAGAGATTTGGCCACAGACCTTTCACTGATTGAAGTGAAACTGGCAGCAGCCGGAAGAGTCAAAGATGAGTTCAGTGTTGACAAAGAAGCATCCGCGCATATCTCTGGTGACAAATCAGGACTGAGTAAGGAGTTTGACCAAGAGAAGAAAGCTAATGATAGGTTGGATACTGTACTAGAAAAGAGTGAAGAACATGCTGATTCAAAAGAACATGCCAAGAAAACTGAAGAGGCTGGTGATGAAATAGAAACATTCGGATTAGGAGTAACCTATGAGCAAGCTTTGGCCAAAGATTTGTCAATACCAACAGATGCATCCTCTGAGAAAGCAGAGAAGGGTCTTAGTTCAGTGCCAGAGATAGCTGAGGTAGAACCATCCAAAAAGGTGGAACAAGGTCTGGATTTTGCTGTCCAGGGTCAACTAGATGTTAAAATTAGTGACTTTGGACAGATGGCTTCAGGGCTAAACATAGATGATAGAAGGGCAACAGAGCTAAAACTTGAGGCTACACAGGACATGACCCCCTCATCCAAAGCACCGCAGGAGGCAGATGCATTTATGGGTGTTGAGTCTGGCCACATGAAAGAAGGCACTAAAGTTAGTGAGACAGAAGTCAAAGAGAAGGTGGCCAAGCCTGACTTGGTGCACCAGGAGGCTGTAGACAAGGAGGAGTCCTATGAATCTAGTGGTGAGCATGAAAGTCTCACCATGGAGTCCTTGAAAGCTGATGAGGGCAAGAAGGAAACATCTCCAGAATCATCtctaattcaagatgagattgccGTCAAATTGTCAGTGGAAATACCTTGCCCACCTGCTGTTTCAGAGGCTGATTTAGCCACAGATGAGAGAGCTGATGTCCAGATGGAATTTATTCAGGggccaaaagaagaaagcaaagagacCCCAGATATATCCATCACGCCTTCTGATGTTGCAGAGCCATTGCATGAAACGATCGTATCTGAACCAGCAGAGATTCAGAGTGAGGAAGAAGAGATAGAAGCCCAGGGAGAATATGATAAACTGCTCTTCCGCTCAGACACCCTTCAGATAACTGACCTGGGTGTCTCAGGTGCCAGGGAGGAATTTGTGGAGACCTGCCCAAGTGAACACAAAGGAGTGATTGAGTCTGTTGTGACCATCGAGGATGATTTCATCACTGTAGTGCAAACCACAACTGATGAAGGGGAGTCAGGGTCCCACAGCGTGCGTTTTGCAGCCCTAGAGCAGCCTGAGGTGGAAAGGAGACCATCTCCTCATGATGAAGAAGAGTTTGAAGTAGAAGAGGCAGCTGAAGCCCAGGCAGAACCCAAAGATGGTTCCCCAGAGGCTCCAGCTTCCCCTGAGAGAGAAGAGGTTGCACTTTCTGAATATAAGACAGAAACCTATGACGATTACAAAGATGAGACCACCATTGACGACTCCATCATGGACGCTGACAGCCTCTGGGTGGACACTCAAGgtgtgcattattattattattattttaactcaAACACAATAACCttatgggaattttttttcacttaaacattttaaaatacctctttatctctttattttgtattttgttaaatatacaaAGGATTTTGTACACTTGTTACTAATGTTttcactgttgttgttgttgtcatgaTTTGCTTTGATCCACAGATGATGATAGGAGCATCATGACAGAACAGTTAGAAACTATTCCTAAAGAGGAGAAAGCTGAAAAGGAAGCTCGGAGATCATCTCTTGagaaacatagaaaagaaaagccttttaAAACCGGGAGAGGCAGAATTTCCACTCCTGAAAGAAAAGTAGCTAAAAAGGAACCTAGCACAGTCTCCAGAGATGAAGTGAGAAGGAAAAAAGGTTCATTTAACaatcacttctttaaaaatgtttttgaagtaattcattattacttttttgCAGAACTGCCTAACAGTGGTaactaattatttataaaatttcgTTCGGTTTTGCTCCAcgtgtttattttttcctgatggtatgctttttgtgttttcttattcATAGCAGTTTATAAGAAGGCTGAACTTGCTAAAAAAACAGAAGTTCAGGCCCACTCTCCCTCCaggaaattcattttaaaacctGCTATCAAATATACTAGACCAACTCATCTCTCCTGTGTTAAGCGGAAAACCACAGGTGACTGTTCAATTCTGCAATGTGACTGGCAAACAtagacatgtattttttttttaaatctcattactGTAGCAgcttcttcattttgtttttcttccaagaATCTCAGCAGTCATGAACAATTTTGCTATTAAGTGTCTtgtatcattattcttttttcccccctcctTACAGAAAAGGTCATGACCATCTGTTTCTTTGTCATGCTCAGACATAACAGTGCGTGATTGTATCTTGGCATTGTGCTCTAGTGTCACGTTCTGGGGATTCCTATTTTCATTCTGTGTGTTTGGTTAGACGATGGCGATGAATTTAACTGTGGTATGCATTctcattattttgcttatttatctcTCTCATGCTTAAACCCATAAATATTTGTCCTATTTTCTACATTGTTACTGCCAAATCTGTTACTGATGTTGATGAATTTATTGAAAACCACCAAGAATGTGTAGTGATTTAGatactgaaaatgaaaagcaagccAGGAAGTGAAATTGTGGTTTGCAAAATTACTATTACTTTGCTTTTgctgaaaaaaagaagatagaaaacaaaattttctggTAATTATATCAGATTTTATTCCTCATATCCAAAATTAACAAGATTTTCACTCTACTGAACTACATCTCTTAGCTGACATTTTGTcatggagatttcttaaatatgttGGATCCAAACTGCTCGACTTTTCTATATAATTTAGTTTCACAAATTTGAAGCTAAAACTCTTCCTTTTAGGAGGAACTTCAGTTAGAAATAAACTTcggtttatttttactttgctgtctactttttttttgtttccc encodes:
- the MAP2 gene encoding microtubule-associated protein 2 isoform X9 — its product is MADERKDEAKAPHWTSAPLTEASAHSHPPEIKDQGGAGEGLVRSANGFPYREDEEGAFGEHGSQGTYSNTKENGINGELTSADRETAEEVSARIVQVVTAEAVAVLKGEQEKEAQHKDQTAALPLAEETANLPPSPPPSPASEQTVTVEEASKMEFHDQQELTPSTAEPSDQKEKESEKQSKPGEDLKHAALVSQPETTKTYPDKKDMQGTEEEKAPLALFGHTLVASLEDMKQKTEPSLVVPGIDLPKEPPTPKEQKDWFIEMPTEAKKDEWGLVAPISPGPLTPMREKDVFDDIPKWEGKQFDSPMPSPFQGGSFTLPLDVMKNEIVTETSPFAPAFLQPDDKKSLQQTSGPATAKDSFKIEEPHEAKPDKMAEAPPSEAMTLPKDAHIPVVEEHVMGKVLEEEKEAINQETVQQRDTFTPSGQEPILTEKETELKLEEKTTISDKEAVPKESKPPKPADEEIGIIQTSTEHTFSEQKDQEPTTDMLKQDSFPVSLEQAVTDSAMTSKTLEKAMTEPSALIEKSSIQELFEMRVDDKDKIEGVGAATSAELDMPFYEDKSGMSKYFETSALKEEATKSIEPGSDYYELSDTRESVHESIDTMSPMHKNGDKEFQTGKESQPSPPAQEAGYSTLAQSYPSDLPEEPSSPQERMFTIDPKVYGEKRDLHSKNKDDLTLSRSLGLGGRSAIEQRSMSINLPMSCLDSIALGFNFGRGHDLSPLASDILTNTSGSMDEGDDYLPATTPALEKAPCFPVESKEEEQIEKVKATGEESTQAEISCESPFLAKDFYKNGTVMAPDLPEMLDLAGTRSRLASVSADAEVARRKSVPSETVVEDSRTGLPPVTDENHVIVKTDSQLEDLGYCVFNKYTVPLPSPVQDSENLSGESGTFYEGTDDKVRRDLATDLSLIEVKLAAAGRVKDEFSVDKEASAHISGDKSGLSKEFDQEKKANDRLDTVLEKSEEHADSKEHAKKTEEAGDEIETFGLGVTYEQALAKDLSIPTDASSEKAEKGLSSVPEIAEVEPSKKVEQGLDFAVQGQLDVKISDFGQMASGLNIDDRRATELKLEATQDMTPSSKAPQEADAFMGVESGHMKEGTKVSETEVKEKVAKPDLVHQEAVDKEESYESSGEHESLTMESLKADEGKKETSPESSLIQDEIAVKLSVEIPCPPAVSEADLATDERADVQMEFIQGPKEESKETPDISITPSDVAEPLHETIVSEPAEIQSEEEEIEAQGEYDKLLFRSDTLQITDLGVSGAREEFVETCPSEHKGVIESVVTIEDDFITVVQTTTDEGESGSHSVRFAALEQPEVERRPSPHDEEEFEVEEAAEAQAEPKDGSPEAPASPEREEVALSEYKTETYDDYKDETTIDDSIMDADSLWVDTQDDDRSIMTEQLETIPKEEKAEKEARRSSLEKHRKEKPFKTGRGRISTPERKVAKKEPSTVSRDEVRRKKAVYKKAELAKKTEVQAHSPSRKFILKPAIKYTRPTHLSCVKRKTTAAGGESALAPSVFKQAKDKVSDGVTKSPEKRSSLPRPSSILPPRRGVSGDRDENSFSLNSSISSSARRTTRSEPIRRAGKSGTSTPTTPGSTAITPGTPPSYSSRTPGTPGTPSYPRTPHTPGTPKSAILVPSEKKVAIIRTPPKSPATPKQLRLINQPLPDLKNVKSKIGSTDNIKYQPKGGQVRILNKKIDFSKVQSRCGSKDNIKHSAGGGNVQIVTKKIDLSHVTSKCGSLKNIRHRPGGGRVKIESVKLDFKEKAQAKVGSLDNAHHVPGGGNVKIDSQKLNFREHAKARVDHGAEIITQSPGRSSVASPRRLSNVSSSGSINLLESPQLATLAEDVTAALAKQGL
- the MAP2 gene encoding microtubule-associated protein 2 isoform 18 (isoform 18 is encoded by transcript variant 39), encoding MADERKDEAKAPHWTSAPLTEASAHSHPPEIKDQGGAGEGLVRSANGFPYREDEEGAFGEHGSQGTYSNTKENGINGELTSADRETAEEVSARIVQVVTAEAVAVLKGEQEKEAQHKDQTAALPLAAEETANLPPSPPPSPASEQTVTVEEASKMEFHDQQELTPSTAEPSDQKEKESEKQSKPGEDLKHAALVSQPETTKTYPDKKDMQGTEEEKAPLALFGHTLVASLEDMKQKTEPSLVVPGIDLPKEPPTPKEQKDWFIEMPTEAKKDEWGLVAPISPGPLTPMREKDVFDDIPKWEGKQFDSPMPSPFQGGSFTLPLDVMKNEIVTETSPFAPAFLQPDDKKSLQQTSGPATAKDSFKIEEPHEAKPDKMAEAPPSEAMTLPKDAHIPVVEEHVMGKVLEEEKEAINQETVQQRDTFTPSGQEPILTEKETELKLEEKTTISDKEAVPKESKPPKPADEEIGIIQTSTEHTFSEQKDQEPTTDMLKQDSFPVSLEQAVTDSAMTSKTLEKAMTEPSALIEKSSIQELFEMRVDDKDKIEGVGAATSAELDMPFYEDKSGMSKYFETSALKEEATKSIEPGSDYYELSDTRESVHESIDTMSPMHKNGDKEFQTGKESQPSPPAQEAGYSTLAQSYPSDLPEEPSSPQERMFTIDPKVYGEKRDLHSKNKDDLTLSRSLGLGGRSAIEQRSMSINLPMSCLDSIALGFNFGRGHDLSPLASDILTNTSGSMDEGDDYLPATTPALEKAPCFPVESKEEEQIEKVKATGEESTQAEISCESPFLAKDFYKNGTVMAPDLPEMLDLAGTRSRLASVSADAEVARRKSVPSETVVEDSRTGLPPVTDENHVIVKTDSQLEDLGYCVFNKYTVPLPSPVQDSENLSGESGTFYEGTDDKVRRDLATDLSLIEVKLAAAGRVKDEFSVDKEASAHISGDKSGLSKEFDQEKKANDRLDTVLEKSEEHADSKEHAKKTEEAGDEIETFGLGVTYEQALAKDLSIPTDASSEKAEKGLSSVPEIAEVEPSKKVEQGLDFAVQGQLDVKISDFGQMASGLNIDDRRATELKLEATQDMTPSSKAPQEADAFMGVESGHMKEGTKVSETEVKEKVAKPDLVHQEAVDKEESYESSGEHESLTMESLKADEGKKETSPESSLIQDEIAVKLSVEIPCPPAVSEADLATDERADVQMEFIQGPKEESKETPDISITPSDVAEPLHETIVSEPAEIQSEEEEIEAQGEYDKLLFRSDTLQITDLGVSGAREEFVETCPSEHKGVIESVVTIEDDFITVVQTTTDEGESGSHSVRFAALEQPEVERRPSPHDEEEFEVEEAAEAQAEPKDGSPEAPASPEREEVALSEYKTETYDDYKDETTIDDSIMDADSLWVDTQDDDRSIMTEQLETIPKEEKAEKEARRSSLEKHRKEKPFKTGRGRISTPERKVAKKEPSTVSRDEVRRKKAVYKKAELAKKTEVQAHSPSRKFILKPAIKYTRPTHLSCVKRKTTAAGGESALAPSVFKQAKDKVSDGVTKSPEKRSSLPRPSSILPPRRGVSGDRDENSFSLNSSISSSARRTTRSEPIRRAGKSGTSTPTTPGSTAITPGTPPSYSSRTPGTPGTPSYPRTPHTPGTPKSAILVPSEKKVAIIRTPPKSPATPKQLRLINQPLPDLKNVKSKIGSTDNIKYQPKGGQDFL